The Primulina huaijiensis isolate GDHJ02 chromosome 12, ASM1229523v2, whole genome shotgun sequence genome has a window encoding:
- the LOC140989641 gene encoding LOW QUALITY PROTEIN: phosphoglucan, water dikinase, chloroplastic-like (The sequence of the model RefSeq protein was modified relative to this genomic sequence to represent the inferred CDS: inserted 3 bases in 3 codons; deleted 2 bases in 1 codon; substituted 1 base at 1 genomic stop codon), whose product METSRSSIESRLEEQLESIRDSLDQSSAALPLFLESKKVLDNMEGSDNIAENGWISVLMKTIQAMDNLREEIIKGLESGLRNDAPDAAIAMRQKWRLCEIGLEDYAFILVSRFLNALEAXGGAIWLAENIEQNNANSWTDPIGAVVISIHQVGLSGWKPEECIAIGNELLAWKETLLSENDGIEDGKRIWGLRLKATLDRAKRLTEEYSEELLKIFPQNVQILGKALGIPEYTVRTYAEAEIRAGVIFQVSKFCSLXLKAVRKVLGSEGWDILVPGDAFGTLVQLENIEPGSVPSTVRGPVILVVNKADGDEEVTSVGANVAGVILMQELPHLSHLGVWARQEKVVFVTCEDDEKVADIKMLDGKFVKLEASTTSVTLTPSLSDSRNDNITLEKRTSTGNSTENSHSLRTIKSFGRPAEAGIILLENADLQSSGAKATACRSLASLAIDSNKVHNEQGVPASFKVPAGAVIPFGSMEMTLENSGSLDTYXILLEIIETAKMDKELDKLCNELQELVSSLNPSKAIIDRLSQIFPTTARLIVRSSANVEDLAGMSAAGLYESIPNISPLNPTIFGHAVARVWASLYTCRAVLSRRAAGVQQAEAVMAVLVQEMLSPDLSFVLHTLSPTDKDHSLVEAEIAPGLGETLASGTRGTPWRLSCGKFVGVVQTLAFANFSSELVVGGSSPADXEVMQLTVDYSKKPVTVDRGYRQQLGQRLSAIGLFLEQKFGCPQDVEGCLVGKDIYIVQSRPQPR is encoded by the exons ATGGAAACTAGCAGAAGTAGCATAGAATCTCG TCTTGAAGAACAGCTGGAATCAATAAGAGATTCATTGGATCAGAGCTCAGCAGCTTTACCTTTGTTTCTAGAGTCAAAAAAG GTTTTGGATAATATGGAAGGAAGTGATAATATTGCAGAAAATGGATGGATAAGTGTGTTGATGAAAACGATACAAGCTATGGACAATCTTCGCGAAGAAATCATAAAGGGTCTCGAAAGTGGTCTTCGAAATGATGCTCCTGATGCAGCAATAGCAATGCGCCAAAAG TGGCGTCTTTGTGAGATTGGACTCGAAGATTATGCCTTTATCCTTGTTAGCAG GTTTCTAAATGCACTTGAAG AGGGGGGAGCCATTTGGCTTGCGGAAAACATAGAGCAGAATAATGCTAATTCTTGGACTGATCCAATTGGCGCCGTAGTCATCAGTATCCATCAGGTTGGCTTATCTGGCTGGAAGCCTGAAGAATGCATTGCCATCGGAAATGAACTTCTGGCATGG AAAGAGACGCTCCTTTCGGAAAACGATG GCATTGAGGATGGGAAGAGAATATGGGGATTGAGGCTTAAAGCTACGCTTGACAGAGCTAAGAGATTGACTGAAGAATATTCCGAGGAACTTCTTAAAATATTCCCTCAAAATGTGCAG ATACTAGGAAAAGCATTAGGGATTCCTGAATATACTGTGAGGACATACGCCGAAGCCGAAATTCGTGCAGG TGTGATATTTCAGGTTTCGAAATTCTGCAGTC CTTTGAAGGCTGTAAGAAAGGTTCTTGGTTCTGAGGGCTGGGATATTCTTGTTCCTGGAGATGCATTTGGAACTCTTGTCCAG TTGGAGAATATTGAACCAGGATCAGTTCCATCGACTGTAAGAGGACCAGTTATTCTTGTGGTTAACAAAGCTGATGGAGATGAAGAG GTTACATCTGTCGGGGCAAATGTTGCTGGTGTCATACTGATGCAGGAGCTGCCTCATCTCTCTCATCTTGGTGTTTGGGCTCGACAA GAAAAGGTTGTATTTGTtacatgtgaagatgatgagaaAGTTGCAGATATCAAAATGCTGGATGGAAAATTTGTCAA GTTAGAGGCATCAACAACTAGTGTCACTTTGACCCCATCTTTATCAGATAGCAGAAATGACAACATCACATTGGAAAAACGAACATCCACGGGAAACTCGACAGAGAATAGTCATTCACTGCGAACAATCAAGTCCTTT GGCCGACCAGCTGAAGCAGGCATTATACTGCTTGAAAATGCTGATCTACAAAGCTCGGGTGCAAAAGCTACAGCTTGTAGAAGCCTGGCTTCATTAGCAATTGATTCGAACAAAG TGCACAATGAACAAGGAGTTCCAGCGTCGTTTAAAGTCCCTGCTGGAGCAGTAATACCATTTGGTTCGATGGAAATGACTCTGGAAAACAGTGGATCGTTAGACACCT AGATCCTTCTTGAAATAATAGAAACAGCAAAAATGGACAAAGAACTCGACAAACTCTGCAACGAATTACAGGAGCTTGTATCTTCTTTAAACCCTTCTAAAGCAATCATCGACAGGTTATCCCAAATATTCCCCACAACAGCACGCTTAATAGTCCGTTCCAGTGCGAACGTGGAGGACTTAGCCGGAATGTCAGCTGCGGGACTTTATGAATCCATTCCGAACATCAGCCCTTTGAATCCAACCATATTTGGACATGCTGTCGCCCGTGTTTGGGCGTCATTGTACACATGCAGGGCAGTTCTAAGCCGAAGAGCTGCTGGCGTGCAACAAGCTGAGGCAGTGATGGCTGTTCTGGTCCAAGAAATGTTGTCTCCAGACCTGTCTTTTGTGCTACATACTCTTAGCCCTACAGACAAAGATCATAGTCTGGTGGAGGCTGAGATTGCTCCTGGTCTCGGGGAAACTCTGGCTTCGGGTACAAGAGGAACTCCCTGGCGTCTCTCATGCGGGAAGTTTGTTGGTGTGGTGCAGACATTGGCATTCGCCAATTTCAGCTCTGAGTTGGTGGTGGGAGGCAGCAGCCCTGCTGACTGAGAAGTGATGCAGTTAACCGTTGATTACAGCAAGAAACCCGTGACGGTGGACAGAGGTTATAGACAACAGCTCGGACAGCGACTCAGTGCCATTGGTCTCTTCCTGGAGCAGAAGTTTGGGTGTCCGCAGGATGTAGAAGGATGTTTGGTTGGAAAAGACATATATATTGTGCAGTCAAGGCCTCAACCACGATAA
- the LOC140989223 gene encoding uncharacterized protein isoform X1, whose translation MVFRQCGITIDGSESYYFDVQDLVENVHMACSNPTEVEFLKKDLDCDHGTKLAYILSFIIDYGLKSTSACTNPRKRDGLPHFDEKEKRHKINSFKIIPSKDVMWYAKHKPIIAVLRPYNSFKHLGKAVYDGPTLEEKQTKNSFDCFHAVLIVGSLKIKKHNTVENYVVVQNSYGTSFGLSGFAVIPLDCDYIFTGFVILMDPIPHHEEATQSEASASNQQGTTA comes from the exons ATGGTGTTTCGGCAATGCGGGATTACTATTGACGGCTCGGAATCTTATTACTTTGATGTGCAAGATCTAGTGGAAAATGTTCACATGGCATGCTCAAATCCAACCGAGGTTGAATTCTTAAAAAAAGACTTGGATTGTGATCATGGAACTAAGTTGGCTTATATCCTATCTTTTATCATCGATTATGGATTAAAATCAACGTCAGCATGCACTAATCCAAGGAAGAGAGATGGATTGCCACATTTTGATGAAAAG GAAAAGAGACATAAGATCaactcattcaaaataatacCGTCCAAAGATGTAATGTGGTATGCTAAGCATAAACCTATTATTGCTGTTTTGAGACCTTACAACAGCTTCAAACATCTTGGAAAG GCAGTATATGATGGCCCGACCTTGGAAGAAAAACAAACTAAAAATTCCTTTGACTGCTTCCACGCCGTCCTAATTGTTGGAtctttaaaaatcaaaaaacaTAACACGGTGGAGAATTACGTAGTTGTTCAGAACAGTTATGGCACAAGTTTTGGATTATCAGGTTTCGCAGTCATCCCGTTGGATTGCGATTATATTTTTACTGGTTTCGTGATACTTATGGATCCAATTCCTCATCATGAGGAAGCTACTCAATCCGAAGCGAGTGCAAGCAATCAGCAAGGAACAACGGCTTGA
- the LOC140990566 gene encoding uncharacterized protein isoform X3 — protein MNLVLNQETNRSEVKRFEKLVLKQMNDLKILRKRCAELEGEKVRRRMKGKRSVEDKRDNVVESEEKVDKTEEKMTFESPHDARANFGDFVDVVVNAVVSDLAKEKKELDESHSLNASVDESTGGSFVATCEVEKKTISQSSIADHVRARDDRVKKKKGSMFVTPPSSTPRRKRKMTKQEVIDVEKKGNTPGKVAMDEFQGRSDFCGHEEADDEERKLVTNFLARKELEWHWFLLVYKRDEGIFKLWNSMHDPFSVGKAKVYYCLLQTKFLAVSIRHLCGFDLVSEPVLREPCRQQGATLDCGVYACMWLECLARDTDEIWSYAQDVKMDTYRARLAATILSDENGLLKNKFE, from the exons ATGAATCTTGTTTTAAACCAAGAAACGAATAGATCTGAAGTAAAACGTTTTGAGAAACTTGTCTTGAAACAAATGAATGATTTAAAGATACTGAGAAAGAGATGTGCTGAATTAGAGGGTGAAAAGGTTCGACGTAGAATGAAGGGAAAAAGGTCTGTGGAGGATAAACGTGACAATGTTGTTGAATCTGAAGAAAAGGTTgataaaacagaagaaaagatgaCTTTTGAGTCACCACATGATGCAAGAGCTAACTTTGGTGATTTTGTTGACGTAGTGGTAAATGCAGTTGTTTCTGATTTGgctaaagaaaagaaagagttaGATGAATCTCATTCTTTGAATGCTTCGGTTGATGAGAGCACTGGTGGTAGTTTTGTTGCTACTTGTGAAGTGGAGAAGAAAACTATTTCTCAATCTTCAATTGCGGATCATGTGAGGGCTAGGGATGATcgtgtgaagaaaaaaaaaggttcCATGTTTGTGACTCCACCTAGCTCAACACCAAGACGTAAGAGGAAGATGACGAAACAG GAAGTTATAGACGTTGAGAAGAAAGGAAATACTCCTGGCAAGGTTGCCATGGATGAGTTTCAAGGTAGATCAGATTTTTGTGGACATGAAGAAGCTGATGATGAAGAGAGAAAATTGGTGACAAACTTTCTTGCTAGAAAAGAGTTGGA GTGGCATTGGTTTTTGTTGGTTTACAAAAGAGATGAAGGGATATTTAAACTGTGGAACTCCATGCATGATCCATTCTCAGTTGGGAAAGCCAAAGTTTAT tatTGTTTGTTGCAGACAAAGTTTTTGGCTGTTTCCATACGTCACTTATGTGGATTCGACCTTGTAAGTGAGCCAGTGTTAAGAGAACCTTGTCGTCAACAAGGTGCAACCCTCGATTGTGGCGTctatgcatgcatgtggttggAGTGTCTAGCCCGTGACACAGATGAGATCTGGAGCTATGCACAGGATGTGAAGATGGACACTTATCGAGCACGTTTGGCAGCCACAATATTATCTGATGAAAATGGATTGTTGAAAAACAAGTTTGAGTAA
- the LOC140990566 gene encoding uncharacterized protein isoform X4, with translation MNLVLNQETNRSEVKRFEKLVLKQMNDLKILRKRCAELEGEKVRRRMKGKRSVEDKRDNVVESEEKVDKTEEKMTFESPHDARANFGDFVDVVVNAVVSDLAKEKKELDESHSLNASVDESTGGSFVATCEVEKKTISQSSIADHVRARDDRVKKKKGSMFVTPPSSTPRRKRKMTKQEVIDVEKKGNTPGKVAMDEFQGRSDFCGHEEADDEERKLVTNFLARKELEWHWFLLVYKRDEGIFKLWNSMHDPFSVGKAKVYTKFLAVSIRHLCGFDLVSEPVLREPCRQQGATLDCGVYACMWLECLARDTDEIWSYAQDVKMDTYRARLAATILSDENGLLKNKFE, from the exons ATGAATCTTGTTTTAAACCAAGAAACGAATAGATCTGAAGTAAAACGTTTTGAGAAACTTGTCTTGAAACAAATGAATGATTTAAAGATACTGAGAAAGAGATGTGCTGAATTAGAGGGTGAAAAGGTTCGACGTAGAATGAAGGGAAAAAGGTCTGTGGAGGATAAACGTGACAATGTTGTTGAATCTGAAGAAAAGGTTgataaaacagaagaaaagatgaCTTTTGAGTCACCACATGATGCAAGAGCTAACTTTGGTGATTTTGTTGACGTAGTGGTAAATGCAGTTGTTTCTGATTTGgctaaagaaaagaaagagttaGATGAATCTCATTCTTTGAATGCTTCGGTTGATGAGAGCACTGGTGGTAGTTTTGTTGCTACTTGTGAAGTGGAGAAGAAAACTATTTCTCAATCTTCAATTGCGGATCATGTGAGGGCTAGGGATGATcgtgtgaagaaaaaaaaaggttcCATGTTTGTGACTCCACCTAGCTCAACACCAAGACGTAAGAGGAAGATGACGAAACAG GAAGTTATAGACGTTGAGAAGAAAGGAAATACTCCTGGCAAGGTTGCCATGGATGAGTTTCAAGGTAGATCAGATTTTTGTGGACATGAAGAAGCTGATGATGAAGAGAGAAAATTGGTGACAAACTTTCTTGCTAGAAAAGAGTTGGA GTGGCATTGGTTTTTGTTGGTTTACAAAAGAGATGAAGGGATATTTAAACTGTGGAACTCCATGCATGATCCATTCTCAGTTGGGAAAGCCAAAGTTTAT ACAAAGTTTTTGGCTGTTTCCATACGTCACTTATGTGGATTCGACCTTGTAAGTGAGCCAGTGTTAAGAGAACCTTGTCGTCAACAAGGTGCAACCCTCGATTGTGGCGTctatgcatgcatgtggttggAGTGTCTAGCCCGTGACACAGATGAGATCTGGAGCTATGCACAGGATGTGAAGATGGACACTTATCGAGCACGTTTGGCAGCCACAATATTATCTGATGAAAATGGATTGTTGAAAAACAAGTTTGAGTAA
- the LOC140990566 gene encoding uncharacterized protein isoform X2: protein MNLVLNQETNRSEVKRFEKLVLKQMNDLKILRKRCAELEGEKVRRRMKGKRSVEDKRDNVVESEEKVDKTEEKMTFESPHDARANFGDFVDVVVNAVVSDLAKEKKELDESHSLNASVDESTGGSFVATCEVEKKTISQSSIADHVRARDDRVKKKKGSMFVTPPSSTPRRKRKMTKQEVIDVEKKGNTPGKVAMDEFQGRSDFCGHEEADDEERKLVTNFLARKELEYVDLPWHWFLLVYKRDEGIFKLWNSMHDPFSVGKAKVYTKFLAVSIRHLCGFDLVSEPVLREPCRQQGATLDCGVYACMWLECLARDTDEIWSYAQDVKMDTYRARLAATILSDENGLLKNKFE, encoded by the exons ATGAATCTTGTTTTAAACCAAGAAACGAATAGATCTGAAGTAAAACGTTTTGAGAAACTTGTCTTGAAACAAATGAATGATTTAAAGATACTGAGAAAGAGATGTGCTGAATTAGAGGGTGAAAAGGTTCGACGTAGAATGAAGGGAAAAAGGTCTGTGGAGGATAAACGTGACAATGTTGTTGAATCTGAAGAAAAGGTTgataaaacagaagaaaagatgaCTTTTGAGTCACCACATGATGCAAGAGCTAACTTTGGTGATTTTGTTGACGTAGTGGTAAATGCAGTTGTTTCTGATTTGgctaaagaaaagaaagagttaGATGAATCTCATTCTTTGAATGCTTCGGTTGATGAGAGCACTGGTGGTAGTTTTGTTGCTACTTGTGAAGTGGAGAAGAAAACTATTTCTCAATCTTCAATTGCGGATCATGTGAGGGCTAGGGATGATcgtgtgaagaaaaaaaaaggttcCATGTTTGTGACTCCACCTAGCTCAACACCAAGACGTAAGAGGAAGATGACGAAACAG GAAGTTATAGACGTTGAGAAGAAAGGAAATACTCCTGGCAAGGTTGCCATGGATGAGTTTCAAGGTAGATCAGATTTTTGTGGACATGAAGAAGCTGATGATGAAGAGAGAAAATTGGTGACAAACTTTCTTGCTAGAAAAGAGTTGGAGTACGTTGATCTTCC GTGGCATTGGTTTTTGTTGGTTTACAAAAGAGATGAAGGGATATTTAAACTGTGGAACTCCATGCATGATCCATTCTCAGTTGGGAAAGCCAAAGTTTAT ACAAAGTTTTTGGCTGTTTCCATACGTCACTTATGTGGATTCGACCTTGTAAGTGAGCCAGTGTTAAGAGAACCTTGTCGTCAACAAGGTGCAACCCTCGATTGTGGCGTctatgcatgcatgtggttggAGTGTCTAGCCCGTGACACAGATGAGATCTGGAGCTATGCACAGGATGTGAAGATGGACACTTATCGAGCACGTTTGGCAGCCACAATATTATCTGATGAAAATGGATTGTTGAAAAACAAGTTTGAGTAA
- the LOC140990566 gene encoding uncharacterized protein isoform X1 has translation MNLVLNQETNRSEVKRFEKLVLKQMNDLKILRKRCAELEGEKVRRRMKGKRSVEDKRDNVVESEEKVDKTEEKMTFESPHDARANFGDFVDVVVNAVVSDLAKEKKELDESHSLNASVDESTGGSFVATCEVEKKTISQSSIADHVRARDDRVKKKKGSMFVTPPSSTPRRKRKMTKQEVIDVEKKGNTPGKVAMDEFQGRSDFCGHEEADDEERKLVTNFLARKELEYVDLPWHWFLLVYKRDEGIFKLWNSMHDPFSVGKAKVYYCLLQTKFLAVSIRHLCGFDLVSEPVLREPCRQQGATLDCGVYACMWLECLARDTDEIWSYAQDVKMDTYRARLAATILSDENGLLKNKFE, from the exons ATGAATCTTGTTTTAAACCAAGAAACGAATAGATCTGAAGTAAAACGTTTTGAGAAACTTGTCTTGAAACAAATGAATGATTTAAAGATACTGAGAAAGAGATGTGCTGAATTAGAGGGTGAAAAGGTTCGACGTAGAATGAAGGGAAAAAGGTCTGTGGAGGATAAACGTGACAATGTTGTTGAATCTGAAGAAAAGGTTgataaaacagaagaaaagatgaCTTTTGAGTCACCACATGATGCAAGAGCTAACTTTGGTGATTTTGTTGACGTAGTGGTAAATGCAGTTGTTTCTGATTTGgctaaagaaaagaaagagttaGATGAATCTCATTCTTTGAATGCTTCGGTTGATGAGAGCACTGGTGGTAGTTTTGTTGCTACTTGTGAAGTGGAGAAGAAAACTATTTCTCAATCTTCAATTGCGGATCATGTGAGGGCTAGGGATGATcgtgtgaagaaaaaaaaaggttcCATGTTTGTGACTCCACCTAGCTCAACACCAAGACGTAAGAGGAAGATGACGAAACAG GAAGTTATAGACGTTGAGAAGAAAGGAAATACTCCTGGCAAGGTTGCCATGGATGAGTTTCAAGGTAGATCAGATTTTTGTGGACATGAAGAAGCTGATGATGAAGAGAGAAAATTGGTGACAAACTTTCTTGCTAGAAAAGAGTTGGAGTACGTTGATCTTCC GTGGCATTGGTTTTTGTTGGTTTACAAAAGAGATGAAGGGATATTTAAACTGTGGAACTCCATGCATGATCCATTCTCAGTTGGGAAAGCCAAAGTTTAT tatTGTTTGTTGCAGACAAAGTTTTTGGCTGTTTCCATACGTCACTTATGTGGATTCGACCTTGTAAGTGAGCCAGTGTTAAGAGAACCTTGTCGTCAACAAGGTGCAACCCTCGATTGTGGCGTctatgcatgcatgtggttggAGTGTCTAGCCCGTGACACAGATGAGATCTGGAGCTATGCACAGGATGTGAAGATGGACACTTATCGAGCACGTTTGGCAGCCACAATATTATCTGATGAAAATGGATTGTTGAAAAACAAGTTTGAGTAA